Genomic segment of Thermoflexus sp.:
GCCCGCTCCTTCAACCGTCGCCAGACCCACATGCTGGATTCCACATCCAGCCCGCGGGTGGGATGTTCCAGCAGCAGCAGATGGGCAGGCGTTCGGATCAGCGCCAGAAGTGTCCGCTGCTGGTTCCCTCCGGATAGGGCTTCCACCACCGTCTCAGGCTTCCCCCGGATGTTGAAGTCCCGAATCCGTCGCTGGGCCTCCACGCGCGCCTGCTCCCAATCGATCAGATAACGGCCGTTTGGATATACCAGCTGGAAGTGCTCGGTCAACGTAAGGCCGGGGATCAGGCCTTCCTCCAGACGGTTGGCGGGCACGAAGAGCACCCCGGCTTCGAGGAAGGCGTGGTAAGGCTTTCCGGTGAGATCCTTCCCCCGCACCCGGATGGAGCCCTCCCATGGGCGGACGAGGCCGGCGCAGGCGCGCATGAACAATTGCTGGCCGCTTCCTTCCATGCCGGCCAGCCCGATAACTTCCCCGGACCGCACGGTGAGGCTCACCCGGCTTAGCCGGAGCCGGTGATCGCCCACCACCAGGTTTCGGATCTCCAGAACCGGTTCGCCGGGAGGGACGGGCTGTCGTTCCGGCATCGGAAGGGGGCGGCCGAACATCATCTCAATCAGACGCTGGGGGGAATAAGGCGGCGTGGCTTCCCCAGCCAGGCGACCCTGGCGCAACACGGTGACTCGATGGCAGAGCTCCTCCACCTCCTCCAGCTTATGGGTCACAAAAATAACGGTCTTCCCCTCTCCCGCCAGACGGCGGAGGGTGTCAAAAAGCCGGACTTTCTGCGGGGCGCTGATCCCTGTGGTCGGCTCATCCAGGATCAGGACCCGGACCCCTCGCCAGAGGAGGCGGAGCAACTCCAGCTGCTGTCGTTCACCCACCGTCAGGCGATCCACCCGGGCATCCGGATCCAGATCGAAACCGAACTGGCTGGCTAGTTCCTGCAACGCCCGACGGGCCCCCCGGCGATCCAGCCAGAATCCGCCTTCATGGCCCATCATGAAGTTGTCCAGAACGGACATGGCTGGGAAGTCCATAGGATCCTGGTGGAGCATCCCGATCCCATGCCGAAGGCCTTCCGCCGGGGAGGCGAAACGAACGGGCTTTCCATCCAGGAAAATCTCCCCGCGATCGGGCCGAAGGTAACCGGAGAGGATCTTCATCAAGGTCGTCTTGCCCGCTCCGTTCTCCCCGAGGAGACCGTGGATGGTGCCCGCCTCCACCGTGAGGCTGACATCCTGAAGGGCCCGCACCGGGCCGAAGGATTTATAGATATGACGCATCTCGACTTTCATGGCCACCGGATCCAGGGATGTCGCAATACAGGCGAATCGAATAATTTCATCTCCTGCCACCCTCCCATTCGAGGGAGAGGGGAACAGCAGGGCGTTACCCATTCGCGAAGCGGTGGCGAGGATGAGAAAAAGGGGGCGGTCCCCCGCCGCCCCCTTCCAGCCTGAATTAGAGTATAGCCCCCTCTACTTGGTCGGCACGCTCTGGCCTTCCATCCCCTCCAGCAGTTGCGGGAGATACCAGATCTGCTGCGGAGTGGCGACCTTTCCTTCCTCCACATAAAGCGTGCCATCCTGGAGCCGGATCGGCCCCTTCCAGAGCTGGATGGAGCCATCCCCCAGGCCCTTGATGAACTCATCCAGCTTGGCGGATGCCTCCGGGCTTAATGCCTTCTCCTTCACGAAGCCGACGTGGCTCGTATCCGGGTTGTTGATGTCCTTCCAGTCTGGCCCTACCCAGTCCCAGGACGGTTTCCAATTGCCTTCCAGGACGGCCTTGATGTGGGCCAGATAGGACGGACCCCAGTTGAAGTAAGGCACTCCCAGGCAGACATCGGGGGCTTCCTCGCAAGCGCCGATGTAATCATAGGGGATCGCCCACACCTTCTTGCCTGCCTGCGTGGCCTTGGCGGCTTCCCGCAGGGCCTCCGTGGTGTCGATGCCGGAGATGATCACATCGTAGCCGGAGTTGATGAAATCCTGGGCCACCTGGGTGGGATCAGCGGTCACGCCGGGGATATGGAACCAGAAGCCGATCCAGGTCACCTTGAATTTCAGATCGGCCGCCCGCTTGCCCCAATACTTCTCCCAGCAATATTTCGCCCCCAGGTAGGCGGAGGCGGCCAGACGTCGGGTCTCATCGTTGATCAGCGGCCCCAGATAGCCGATCTTGCCCGTCTGGGTTGTGAGAGCCGCCGCGCAACCGGCGATCATCTTTCCATACTCCATCTGGCCCATCACGTTGGCCAGGTTGGGGATGCCCTTGTAGTTCTTCCCTTCCTTCCAGGCGTCGTCCCCCGAGGCATGGATCACCACGATATCCGGATGCGCCTTAGCAAACTTGATGGCCTCGTCCTTGTGGTCATCGGAGTTGAAGATGATCACCTTCGCGCCTTTCGCCACCAGCTCCTCCGCCAGCTGAGAGGCGGTGGTCCCCGGACGGTCGGCGGGATTCACCTTATCGATATAAAGCATTTTCGCGCCGGGAAGCTTTTTCTCCACATACTTGCCCGCTTCAAAGTGGGCCTGGCTCCAGCCCCGATCGTTATACGGGCCCACCAGCAGCATTCCGAAGATGATCTCCTTCGGCGCAGCGGTGGGGGTGGGCCGGGCTGGAGCGGGCGTAGGGGTGGGTTGTGGAGCGGCAGGGGCGGTCGCGGTCGCAGGGGCAGGCGTTGGAGCAGGCGTGGCCGGCTGGGCGCACGCCGCCAGGGTCAGGGCGATGCTCAGGAAGAGGCTTGCGACGACCCAGCGATACCGATGAGGAACCATCTTCTCCTCCCGCAGTGGGGATCTTGCCTTTTATTTTATGCAGCGGAACCCAGAAGCGCAACCCGGTTCTACTCTTTTGGGTTTTCCGGCATCTCATTTGCAGCAGCTCGCCCCAGAGCCGGCCCGAACGTCCTCAGGAGGAAGTTGGCTTTCCTCCCCAAGCCCGGCGAAACCCTTTCTAACGAACCCGGGGGATCGTGATGCCTTGCTGGTTCTGATACCGGCCGCCTTTATCTTTATACGATCGCTCGCATATCTCATCGGCTTCGAAGAAAAGAACCTGGGCGATCCCTTCGTAAGCGTAGATCTTTGCAGGCAGCGGTGTGGTGTTGCTGATCTCCAGGGTGAGATACCCCTCCCATTCCGGCTCCAGGGGGGTGACGTTCACGATGATCCCGCACCGGGCGTAGGTGGACTTCCCCACGCAGACAACCAGGACGTTTCGAGGGATCCGGAAGTATTCCACACTGCGGGCCAGGGCGAAGGAATTCGGCGGGATCACACAGACCTCTCCCCGCACATCCACAAAAGAGCGAGGATCGAAATTCTTCGGATCCACGATGGTGCTGTAAACATCCGTGAAAACCTTGAACTCATCCGCGACCCGGATGTCGTAGCCATAGGAGGAAAGGCCGTAGGAGATCACGCCGGGCCGCACCTGGGATTCTTCGAAAGGCTCGATCATCCGATGGTTGAGGGCCATCTCGCGGATCCAGCGGTCGGATTTCAGACCCATTTTCTTCTTCACCTCCAGGTGGGATGCGGGGACTGAAACATGGGGTGGGATGACGCCGATCCCCGGATCGCGTTATCGCGGGATTTGAAGCAGGGCACCGAAGAGGAGGATCTGAACCAGGAGCCCTACCAGCCACAGGCCGTAGGCCGCTGGCCGCTCCCGCTCGTGGAGCATGCTTCCCAGAGCCGCGTTCACGATCCAGGTCAGCGCGCCCAGCAGCGGCAAGCGGGTCAGATGAGCGGCTGGGCTGAACAGCGTTTCCGCGGATTCCGTGATTTGCACCCATGGGGGCAGGCGGGGGAATTGCCCGCAGAACCAGAGCCACATTCCCCACATGGCAATGCCTCCTATGAGCATCAACGACCATGCCCATCGGTCTTCCCAAAGCGCCCGCTGACGCCATCCCGGGAAGAGGGTCGTCTGGGGGAGACGCTGGGTAGGTCCCATCGCCGCTCGCTCGGCGAAAGCCTCCAGAAAGCGCTGGGGATGGAGGGGGGAGATCGCGTAGATGGCGGCTTCCGTGATCACCCAGAGCTGTCGGGGGAGATCCTCGGTGGCGAAGAAGAG
This window contains:
- a CDS encoding PH domain-containing protein produces the protein MREQPDRRRGLWIGYTLLGVFGLIAIAGGLITATRPPSPWIALASTVAALALMGALVVGYALRGLRSAQYYLDRNGLTITWWPAVHVIPIHAIRELRPGPASRKAIQRWRGMRWPGLYAGHAWAVEENRPVLFFATEDLPRQLWVITEAAIYAISPLHPQRFLEAFAERAAMGPTQRLPQTTLFPGWRQRALWEDRWAWSLMLIGGIAMWGMWLWFCGQFPRLPPWVQITESAETLFSPAAHLTRLPLLGALTWIVNAALGSMLHERERPAAYGLWLVGLLVQILLFGALLQIPR
- the dcd gene encoding dCTP deaminase, which translates into the protein MGLKSDRWIREMALNHRMIEPFEESQVRPGVISYGLSSYGYDIRVADEFKVFTDVYSTIVDPKNFDPRSFVDVRGEVCVIPPNSFALARSVEYFRIPRNVLVVCVGKSTYARCGIIVNVTPLEPEWEGYLTLEISNTTPLPAKIYAYEGIAQVLFFEADEICERSYKDKGGRYQNQQGITIPRVR
- a CDS encoding ABC transporter ATP-binding protein gives rise to the protein MKVEMRHIYKSFGPVRALQDVSLTVEAGTIHGLLGENGAGKTTLMKILSGYLRPDRGEIFLDGKPVRFASPAEGLRHGIGMLHQDPMDFPAMSVLDNFMMGHEGGFWLDRRGARRALQELASQFGFDLDPDARVDRLTVGERQQLELLRLLWRGVRVLILDEPTTGISAPQKVRLFDTLRRLAGEGKTVIFVTHKLEEVEELCHRVTVLRQGRLAGEATPPYSPQRLIEMMFGRPLPMPERQPVPPGEPVLEIRNLVVGDHRLRLSRVSLTVRSGEVIGLAGMEGSGQQLFMRACAGLVRPWEGSIRVRGKDLTGKPYHAFLEAGVLFVPANRLEEGLIPGLTLTEHFQLVYPNGRYLIDWEQARVEAQRRIRDFNIRGKPETVVEALSGGNQQRTLLALIRTPAHLLLLEHPTRGLDVESSMWVWRRLKERAQEGAALMVISSDLQELLQYCDRIIVFFSGRISEPIATEELTLDRLGHMIAGRGW
- a CDS encoding BMP family lipoprotein, which produces MVPHRYRWVVASLFLSIALTLAACAQPATPAPTPAPATATAPAAPQPTPTPAPARPTPTAAPKEIIFGMLLVGPYNDRGWSQAHFEAGKYVEKKLPGAKMLYIDKVNPADRPGTTASQLAEELVAKGAKVIIFNSDDHKDEAIKFAKAHPDIVVIHASGDDAWKEGKNYKGIPNLANVMGQMEYGKMIAGCAAALTTQTGKIGYLGPLINDETRRLAASAYLGAKYCWEKYWGKRAADLKFKVTWIGFWFHIPGVTADPTQVAQDFINSGYDVIISGIDTTEALREAAKATQAGKKVWAIPYDYIGACEEAPDVCLGVPYFNWGPSYLAHIKAVLEGNWKPSWDWVGPDWKDINNPDTSHVGFVKEKALSPEASAKLDEFIKGLGDGSIQLWKGPIRLQDGTLYVEEGKVATPQQIWYLPQLLEGMEGQSVPTK